CACCGCCAGGAACTCTTCAAAGCTCAGGTGCGACTGCTGATCCGCGACGTCAGAGATAGCGCGCACGACGACAAACGGCACGCCGAAGTTATGGCAGACGTGACCAATGGCGGTCGCTTCCATTTCTACGGCAATCGCCTGAGGGAAGTTGTGGCGGATTTTAGCAAGGTTCACGGAGCCGTTGATAAAGGCGTCGCCGCTGACCACCAGCCCGCGCACCGCGTGCAGATTCAGTTTTTCGATGGTTTCCTGCGCCGCCGCGATCAGGTTTTCATCGGCCTTGAACGCCGCCGGGCAGCCCGCCATCTGGCCATATTCGTAACCGAACGCGGTGACGTCGGCGTCGTGGTAGCGCACTTCGTCGGAGACTACGATGTCGCCCACTTTCAGCGACGGCGCGAGACCGCCCGCCGAGCCGGTATTGATAATCACGTCAGGTTTGCAGTGCTCCAGCAGCAGCGTCGCGCCCATCGCGGCGGAAACTTTACCGATGCCCGATTTCAGCAGCGCCACATCCACGCCGTTGAGGGTGCCGGTGTAAATTTCGCAGCCGGCGATAGTCAGGGTCTGGCGGTTGTCGATTTTGTCACGCAGCAGCGTCACTTCTTCTTCCATTGCGCCAATAATGCCTGCTTTCATAGAGATACTCGCTAAATGATGGATTCAGAGGCATAGTCTATCATGGCAGACAGCAAGGATTTAATTCGCGTGCGCGCAGACCGGGAGGGCGGATGGAGAAAATCGATTTCCGAAACAAAATCAACTGGCATCGCCGGTATCGCTCGCCGCAGGGCGTGAAGAGTGAACACGAGATCCTGCGCATCTTTGAAAGCGATCGCGGCCGCATTATCAACTCGCCCGCGATCCGCCGCCTGCAACAGAAAACCCAGGTTTTTCCCCTTGAGCGCAACGCCGCGGTGCGCACGCGCCTTACACATTCGCTGGAAGTGCAACAGGTCGGGCGTTATATCGCCAAAGAAGTGTTGAGCCGCCTGAAAGAGCAGGGGCTGCTTGAGGCGTATGGCCTGGCGGAGCTGACCGGGCCGTTTGAGAGCATTGTGGAGATGTCGTGCCTGATGCATGACATCGGCAATCCGCCGTTCGGTCATTTCGGCGAAGCGGCGATTAATGACTGGTTCAGCCAGCGGCTCTTTCCGGCGGATGCCGAAAACCTGCCCGTAACCCAGGACCGCTGCACGGTGCAGACGCTGCGCCTCCAGGAGGGCGAAGAGGCGCTTAACGCCCTGCGCGGCAATGTGCGCCGGGATTTGTGTCATTTCGAGGGTAACGCGCAGGGAATACGGCTGGTGCATACGCTGCTGCGCATGAATCTTACCTGGGCTCAGGTGGGCGGTATTCTCAAATATACGCGCCCGGCCTGGCACCACGGCCCGGTGCCGGAAACCCACAGCTACCTGATGAAAAAGCCGGGGTTTTATCTCTCCGAAGATCAATATATTTCGAGGTTGCGTAAAGAACTGCAATTAGAGACTTACAGTCGCTTCCCGCTCGCCTGGATTATGGAAGCGGCGGACGATATTTCTTATTGCGTGGCGGATCTCGAAGATGCGGTGGAAAAACGCATTTTCAGCGTCGATCAGTTATATCAGCATCTCTATGACGCCTGGGGCGAACATGCGCCGGGCGATCTCTTTAATCTGGTCGTGCAAAACGCCTGGGATAAATCGGGCACTAATCAATTACACCACAGCGCGGAAGATCAGTTTTTTATGTATCTGCGCGTCAATACGTTAAATCGCCTGGCGCCATACGCCGCCCAGCGCTTTATTGATAATTTGCCTGAAGTCTTTAACGGCTCGTTTAATCACGCGCTGCTCGAAGATGACAGCCCGTACAGCCGCCTGCTGGAGCTGTATAAAAATGTCGCGGTGCGTCATGTATTTAACCACCCTGACGTTGAGCAGCTGGAGTTGCAGGGTTATCGGGTCATTAGCGGGCTACTGGATATTTATCGCCCGCTGCTCTCGCTGACGCTGGCGCAATTTCGCGAGCTGGTGGAAAAAGAGAGCGTGCGGTCGCTGCCGATTGAATCGCGCCTTTACCATAAACTCTCTTCCCGGCACCGGCTGGCTTATATCGAGGCCGTGAGCCATTTGCATCCGCAGGCGGCGGATTTCCCGGTTTGGGAATATTATTATCGTTGCCGACTCATTCAGGACTATATCAGCGGCATGACCGATCTCTATGCCTGGGATGAATATCGCAAACTGATGGCGGTAGAATAAGCCGCTTCGTTTTGTAAAGATGGACAATAAATTTTTACTTTTTTCAGA
This DNA window, taken from Cronobacter universalis NCTC 9529, encodes the following:
- the mtnN gene encoding 5'-methylthioadenosine/S-adenosylhomocysteine nucleosidase, which produces MKAGIIGAMEEEVTLLRDKIDNRQTLTIAGCEIYTGTLNGVDVALLKSGIGKVSAAMGATLLLEHCKPDVIINTGSAGGLAPSLKVGDIVVSDEVRYHDADVTAFGYEYGQMAGCPAAFKADENLIAAAQETIEKLNLHAVRGLVVSGDAFINGSVNLAKIRHNFPQAIAVEMEATAIGHVCHNFGVPFVVVRAISDVADQQSHLSFEEFLAVAAKQSSLMVETLLTSLNRG
- the dgt gene encoding dGTPase, which encodes MEKIDFRNKINWHRRYRSPQGVKSEHEILRIFESDRGRIINSPAIRRLQQKTQVFPLERNAAVRTRLTHSLEVQQVGRYIAKEVLSRLKEQGLLEAYGLAELTGPFESIVEMSCLMHDIGNPPFGHFGEAAINDWFSQRLFPADAENLPVTQDRCTVQTLRLQEGEEALNALRGNVRRDLCHFEGNAQGIRLVHTLLRMNLTWAQVGGILKYTRPAWHHGPVPETHSYLMKKPGFYLSEDQYISRLRKELQLETYSRFPLAWIMEAADDISYCVADLEDAVEKRIFSVDQLYQHLYDAWGEHAPGDLFNLVVQNAWDKSGTNQLHHSAEDQFFMYLRVNTLNRLAPYAAQRFIDNLPEVFNGSFNHALLEDDSPYSRLLELYKNVAVRHVFNHPDVEQLELQGYRVISGLLDIYRPLLSLTLAQFRELVEKESVRSLPIESRLYHKLSSRHRLAYIEAVSHLHPQAADFPVWEYYYRCRLIQDYISGMTDLYAWDEYRKLMAVE